The nucleotide sequence GCCATTGTGATTCGAACGGGTGAGGGAAGTTTCTTTGGGCAATTGGCACAAGAGACGACAGAGCAGGTAAAGCAATCCACATTTGATAAAGGCATTAATCAATTTACATGGCTCATGATTCGTATCATGTTGTTCATGATTCCAGCTGTCTTCTTCATCAATGGATTAGTAAAAGGGGATTGGCTTGAGGCGGGCTTATTTGCGATCGCGGTTGGCGTAGGGCTTGCCCCGGAGATGTTGCCCATGTTGGTAACGGTCAATTTAGCAAAGGGCGCGATTGCCTTGTCAAAGAAAAAAGTCATCGTTAAGCGCTTAAACGCAGTTCAGAACTTGGGCGCAATGAATATTCTGTGTGCAGATAAGACTGGAACTTTGACTCAAAATGAGATTATTTTAGAGAAACATATTGATGTGGACGGTCATGATAGCGTTCACGTGCTCGACTACGCTTATTTAAATAGTCACTATCAAACTGGCCTCAAAAATTTAATGGATGTCGCCATTTTGAAACATGTTGAGGTTCATGAAAAATTACACGATGACAATACTTATCAAAAAATCGATGAGATTCCTTTTGATTTTCAGCGACGTCGATTGTCGGTGGTAGTTCGTAAGAATAATGAACGTGATATTTTGATCTGCAAAGGAGCTGTTGAAGAGATATTTTCTTGTTGTCGATTTGCGCAAAGCCAGGGACAGTTAATTCCCTTAACCTCAGATCATTTCACCAAGCTGAAAACAGTTGTTTCCGATCTCAATCAAGATGGCTTTCGAGTGATTGCTATTGCCATGCGAGAGGAGGCTGCATCACAGAAAGCTTATGCAGTAGATGACGAGTGTGACTTGATTTTATTGGGCTATGTCGCATTCTTAGATCCCCCCAAGGAATCTGCTAAAGCTGCGATTGAAGCCTTGCAGGCCAGTGGAGTACAGATCAAAATCTTGACAGGGGATAACGAGATCATTACCCGCAAGGTCTGCCATGAGGTGGGTCTTCCCATTACGCAGGTGATCTTGGGCGCAGAGATGGATGAACTAAGCGATGAGCAGCTTGCTACTAGAGCAATGAATTGCCAAATTTTCGCGAAGATGACCCCACAGCAAAAGGCCAGAATTATTCATCTTTTAAGAGGCGAAGGTCGTGTGGTTGGCTATATGGGCGATGGGATTAATGATGGCCCGGCCTTGAAAACTGCAGACGTTAGTATCTCAGTAGATTCTGCGGTAGATATCGCAAAAGAATCAGCCGACATTATTTTGCTAGAGAAAAGCCTACTTGTTTTGTATCAGGGTGTGCTGGAAGGGCGGCGTGTATTTGGTAATCTGATGAAGTATTTGAAGATGTCAGCTAGCTCTAATTTTGGCAATATGTTCAGTATGTTAGGTGCCAGTGCCTTATTGCCATTCTTGCCCATGGCACCAGTACAAATTCTCCTAAATAACTTGCTTTACGATTTTTCGCAGACGGCAGTGCCAACAGATACCGTTGATCCTGAATATCTCTCTGAACCACGTGAGTGGAATATTCAGGGATTAGCTCGCTTTATCTTTTGTATTGGCCCCATTAGCTCTATCTTTGATTACCTTACATTTGGCTTATTGTGGTTTTATGTCAAGGCGAACACTCTGGAGCTCTCACCCATATTCCAGACGGGTTGGTTTTTAGAGTCGCTTCTGTCACAAACACTGATTGTGTATGTAATTCGAACAGGCAAGATCCCATTTGTGGAGAGTAAGCCTAGTCTGCCATTGGTGCTCACTACACTCTCAGTCTGCGTACTGGGTATTTCACTTCCCTATCTTGCAATTGGACGTTATCTGCAGATGATGCCGCTACCAGAAATATATTGGATGGGACTTTTGGTATTAATTCCTTGTTACTTGCTGCTAACTCAGCTCGTCAAGACTTGGATCATCAGAAGATCAGGAGTTTTATGAGCAACATCATCAAAGATATTGTCGGTCCAATAGCAAAGCCAAGCTAACTCAATTTAGGGATTGCAGTATTGGCATCTCGATGGATCTGCGAGAGTTTGGTTGGTAATTAACTCTTCTTTTTTGTTACCACAATGCGTGCATGACCATATCGAAGCAATTGGCAATTTGGTTGGGGCCCCACAAAGTGAGCAAGGTAACCCTTTTTTGGATTCTGTTATTGAGAACCCTGGCGACTTACATTCTGGGCAAAGGCAATTGAGTTTCTTGGCAAGGTCTTGTGTAGCCCTTAGGATATTTTCCATACGGGTTGGGTTAGTGTGTGCTCGTAGATCATTTTCAACAAAAACATAGCCTGTTTTTGAGAGACCCTTTGCCCATTCATAAGCCTCTTTGAGTGTTTCAATATTATCAATACCTTTGCGACACTCCTGATGGTATTCATCATCAGGTCTGACCACCAAATGATGACTTGGAAACTGCGCTTCTGAAAAAAATGCAGTCAGGTCATCCCAGTTGCTTACCAATTGACTAGCACTTTGAGCCTCGCCACCAACAAACCCAGTAATCTCAAGATTTCGTGTGTCATCAATGAAAAGAACGAGTTCGTAGTTCCAGGGGAGGATTCCAGTATAAGGATCATTGCTAAAAGCCCCCTCGCTTGCAATGCCTATTGATAGTCCTGATAACTCCATTCCCACTCTAGCTTTTTTCCTGGCAGCATCGAGCTGGCTGCCGAATCTAGGAATATCACGTGTGAATGTACCCAACTTATCAGTGTCGTAGCCTGTAACGTGAATGACCTCTAGTCCACTTGACGATAGTAGCTCGGGACCGATCACTTTTTCCTTGCCATGTTGAGTCAAGAGACAAGCTTGTAGTCCTTGATAGGGTCTAGCGTCTTGTTGCATGCTGGTGCTCAATAACTCGGGCTTGGATAAGTTTGTTGAGAAATATATTTACCATTTTTATCTACCTTGACTAATACCATGTCGCCAACATTTACCACCTTACCAGTAAATGCTTGAATATTGACATGATGCGTCACGAGAATAATGGGTTTATTTTGATTACCTTGAAGCTCAGATTGAATGAGTTTTTCTAAGTTTTGAGTTTGTTTTTTCTCCAGACTCATGTCATCAAAAAATGATCCGAGCGCAGTCGCTGTGGAGACGGGGCCTTTGTTTAGTAATTTTGCTGTTTCAAGACATCTGCACCAGGGGCTACTGAGCACCTTTGCAGAATTTACCCCCTGGCTATTGAGCCACTCACCAATGAGAACCGCTTGCTTCTTGCCTTTTTCATCCAAATTTCTTTGGGTGGAACAGTTGCCCAATTGGTAGCCTGCAGGATCGCCATAGCCAGGAGCATCCGCATGGCGCATCAACAATACATGCTGACCATCTTGAAGGGCGCTAGCAAGATTGGCGTTTGCGGGTAGAGCAAGGAGGCTAGCAAGAGCGCTCAGCAGTAAGAAAGTAATGAATTTGAGGGGTTTCATGAGTTTGGCAAGCTATTAGCTTTAGTGTATTCAAATTTATAGAATATTGCAGTGCAAGATCTGTAGTGATAGCGCTCAGCAAAAATAGGGTATTTGTGTCAAACTGATTGCATCAAAACGTCAGCAATTCATAGCAAATAACAACCAATTTAGGAGTGCAAAATGACATTCAATAAGAATAAGTTATCCCATCAGCTAATGATTTCACTCTCTGTAGCTGGTCTCGTTTCTCTAGCTGCTTGTCAATCGATGGAGCAAGGCACTGGTCAAAAAGCGAGTGCAGTCTTGGATTCAAAATCTGGATCGCAAGCAAAAGGGGAAGTGAGTTTTGTTTGGCAGGGCAGTGATGTATTGGTGAGTGGAAAATTTTCTGGACTCAAGCCAAATTCAGAGCAAGGCTTTCATGTTCATGAAAAAGGTGATTGCTCTGCACCTGATGCGATGAGCGCTGGCGGACATTTCAATCCAGATACAAAGATGCATGGTATGCCTAATAGCGGCATGAATCACGCTGGCGACATGCCAAACATCAAATCAGACGCTAATGGCAATGCAGTCTATAGCGCCAAATTGCATGGTTTTGCAGTAAATGCTGGACCAACGGGCATCGTCGGTCGTGCAGTTGTAGTCCATCGTGATCCTGATGACTATAAATCTCAACCCGCTGGTAACTCTGGCCCTCGTATTGCTTGTGGATTGATTAAGTAAGTCAGCCTTAGGAAATAGGATTGTTTTAATGAAGTGTCTACTTCTACTCATATCATGCATCGCTACTTTTGCTTCATCAACTGCTATAGCAGACGCTAATTTTTATCGCTGTGAAGTAATGAGCGATGCATATATTAAGCCAGGTGGATCTTTGGATTTAATGACTGATAGTCCAAGAGTTGGTCAGGAATTTACTGTCATTAAAAAATCCGGTGAAATAGTGGGTGATGTAATGGATTCTTTAAAGAATCCTAGGATAGTTTCGAGAGGGGGTAATCAACAGCCCTACAAGATCCTTTGGGAACAAAAATCAGCCAGCAAAAACGGCGTCTATTTAGACTATCTCAGTATTGATAATGTTCCTGGTAAAGAAGAAAAATCATTTGGGTTCTTCTCGGGCAGCATGCTATTGGCGGGGGTCTGTAGATAAATACATATAGCCTGAACTTTTTTCATAACTAGAAAAAGACCCGCTTTGGCAGGCGGTAAAAGACGGTAATTAATTCAAATATTCACCAAGCCTATCAGCAATTCAATTTCAGAAGTTTGAATGCTCTGTATGTGCCGCCTGCAAAACGGCGGTGATGCCTATGGGTAAAAATAAGACTTTAGTGATGATTGGGGAAATTACTGATGCTTAAAGGTGGATTGACTTAGCCATTGCAGGTAAATTGAGATTTAATAAAAATCACATACATTGAAATGCGGTGTATTGCATTCGATGACATTCGGTTGATTGGCTGGAATGGAGACTTAAATGATCGATCTAAAACCATTAATACCAAAGTCGCAAATGCCTAAGTCAATTATTGGGCCGGCAGCATGGTATGGACATGATCTGCAAAAAGATAGCTCATGGATTGTTCAGTGGACCCCAGCCGAAATTGATGAGCTCATAGGGGCTGGCAAGCATTTTCTATCACTAGGTAAGCCACTAGAGCAAATTTTACCTATAGATTTTCCATTGCCATCCATTGCCAAAAAGATCAAATCTTTTTCGAATGAATTGATGTTTGGCCGAGGATTTTTGCTAATTAGAGGTTTACCAGTTGATAAGTTAGAGCTTAAATTGTCTGCTGCAATCTATCTTGGTCTTGGCTCTCATATTGGAAGCTTGCGCAGCAGTAATGCTAAAGGCCATCTTTTGGGGCATGTTAAGGATCAGGGCGTTGACATTAAAAACAAGGATGTGCGTTTCTATCAAACTAATAAAAAGTTAGACTTTCATACTGACTCCGCAGATTTGGTAGCTTTGCTTTGTCTTCAAAAGGCGAAATCCGGAGGGGAGTCCTATATCGCTAGCTCCATCAGTTTATATAACGAGGTCGCTAAAAGACGTCCAGATTTGGTAGAGGCATTATTTATGCCCTACCCCACTGACAGAAGAGGTGAGATTCCAGTTGGTTTTGACCCTTGGTACAACATGCCAATCTTTACTTGGTATGAAGATCAGCTAACGTGCACATATATACGTCAATATATTGATTCGGCTCAGATTAACTTTCCTGAGGCCCCAAGGCTTACACGTGAGCAAATTGAGGTGATGGATCTCATGGATGACATCTTGGCGGAAGGAAAGGTCGTGTTATCTATGGCATTTGAGCCTGGCGATATTCAAATATTAAGCAATCACCAGATACTGCATTCAAGAAGTGATTTTGAGAATTGGCCAGAACCTGAGCGTCATCGACATTTACTGAGGTTATGGATTGCGCCAGAGAATGCGCGTCCTCTGCCTGATTACTACATTCCTCGTTGGGGCGCGACAACAAAAGGTGACCGTGGTGGAATTATTGTTCCGGGCACTCAGCTCAGTGTTGAACTAAATCCAAATTAGAAATTCACCATTAATCTAAGGCGAGTAAAAATATGCTTGTAAGACTACGCAACATCATTCTCCATGTTCTGGGAGCTAGTTTCTTTGCACTCAGTTGCGCCTCACAAAGTCTAATGGCGCAGAGTTATCCCAATAGGCCAATTAACCTTGTAGCACCATATTCTGCTGGGGGTGATAGCGATTTTTCTGGAAGAAATTTAGCTGCCGTTGCCACTAAGTATGTGAACCAACCTTTGATTGTTCAAAACATTGTGGGTGCCTCAGGAACGATTGGTTCTCTAAAAGTGCGAAATGCTCCACCTGATGGATACATGCTATTGATCTCTCGGGTGGGTTCTCAAGCTATCGTGCCAGCGCTAGATAGTAAGACGCCATATAAGTGGAGTGACTTTACTTTTATTTCGCTTTTAGATCTAAATCCAATGGTTTGCGTAGTTAAAAGTGATTCGCCTTACAAAAATATCAAGGATTTGATCCAAGCTATTCGATCTGATCCAGGAAAACTAAATTATGCAACCGCAGGCCCAGGAACTTCTCAACATTTATCGGTTGAGATTATGCTAAACGCAGCAAATTTACCTTCGTCTGCAGCTACCATGATTCCATATAAAAGTGGGGGTGAGAGTAGCGCTGCATTGTTAGGCAATCAAGTTGATTTTGTGTGCAATACGATGACTACTTTAGCGGGGCAAATTAAAGGTGGAAGTATGCGGGGGTTGATGGTATCCACTCCCGACAGGTTAAAGGATTACCCTGAAATCCCCTCTAGTCGTGAATTGGGTTTAAGTCAGTTCGAACAAGCCACTGGCTGGAGCGGTTTATTTGGCCCTCCTGGAATGCCACAAGAGGTCGTGGATAAATGGACTGAGACTTTAAAAAAGGTGGCCCAAGACCCATCATGGGAGGCTGGCAATAAATCAGCAGGGGCGATCCCTGCAATACGTTCCCCTTCTGAAACCGAGTTATTTGTAAGGCAGCAAGTCCAGCTATACGAAAAGTTGGGTACAAGCCTAGGTTTGCGTAAATAATTTTCTCGTTTTATTAATAGTAAGGCCACCCTTGAGGTGGCTTTTTATTGAGGGCGGGGAAGCTGGAGAATGCAGGTTTAGTGAGGGTTGAGATCTCAAGAAAATTTTTTCCGCCTGGTTGATTTCATAAATATTAGAATAGTGCTCAATATTAATGAGTGGAGATGCCGGTGAACGCAATTCATAGTCAAACAGCGATTCTTAAAAAATGGTCTGTCAAAGCTCTTATTCTTCTTGTTCTAATTGGGTCTCTCGGAATAACTGCTTGTAGTAAAAAAACTTCTTCAAGCTTCAAAGCGGAAGTAAAGTACGCCCAAGTTGGCGATGTGAAATTAGCCTATTACATACGTGGTGAGGGCGAGCCTTTGTTAATGATTAATGGCTTTCTTTCTACTATGTCATTGTGGGACCCTGCTCTGATTGAAGAGCTGGCAAAAAATTATCAGGTAATTTCATTTGATAATCGTGGTGTAGGTCTTTCAACAGACACAGCAGAAAATCACACGACTATGGAACAAATGGCTGACGATGCTGCAGGCTTAGTTCAAGCATTAGGGTATAAAAAGGTAAACATACTGGGATGGTCCATGGGCGCCCGAATAGCTCAACAGTTTTTAATTCGTCATCCTGAGCTTATTAATAAAGGCATACTTGCCGCAGCCAATCCTGGCGGTAGCCATCAAATTCCCGCTTCAATGGATGTGGAAAGTAAGCTCAACAATCCTGATATTCCGGAAATCGAAAAATTAGGTTTGTGTTTCCCGGATAACGCAGCAGGAAAGTTGGCTGCGGTTGATGCTATAGCTCGCATCAAATTGGCGGTAGAAAGCGGTGCCCTGCCAAATGACTTTAAGGTTTCTAAAGAAACCACCATTCGCCAAGATCGAGCTCGCACTACTCTGTGGACTAACAATCAAAGCAATTTTAAAGATCTCAAAAATATTAAAGTTCCAGTATTGGTATCTGATGGACGCTATGACGAGATTGATATCCCTCAAAATTCACAGCTCATTGCTAATCAGATTCCATATTCATGGTTGGCTTACTATGATGGCGGTCATGCATTCTTATTTCAGCAACACAGTCGTTATGCAGAAACAATTCATGCGTTCTTGAAATAAATTCCCTGCGCCATGAGAAACCCCTTCGGGTGGTTTTTATATGCCTTGCGGACTCAGTAGAAACTAAATGCGCTAGAAAGACAGCGTGCCTTTGCCGGACTCAATCAATTTCATAGAGTGCTGTTTTAAGGCTTCAATTATGTTCAGCAATTTATTTCGCGTCTGATCATCTAGCGGAGCTTTAGGATTTGCCTGTTGAATGCCAAGGTTGAGTTCTTCTAACTGCCTTACATACTCTTCTGTTGTCTTATTGTGGATGCCTGTTACCTGATATGTTTTGAAATAAAGACCTGCAATATTGACGTGATCATATTCAGGGCTTACAGCGCCAAAGCTTTTGCTCATTGGAGATAATGCATATTGAGCATCTCCCATCGTTTTCGCCTTCTTGACCAAATAGTCAGGGTATATCCTTAGGTTTAAAGCCTGTAGATCATCTAAATCCCTTTTCTGCCGTTTGATAAACTTGCATCACGCTTTCAATTACTTATAAAAAAGATGAAATTTCTATCAAAAATAATCACACTTCTATCTATTAGCTTGTCTGTAAGCGTTGCTTATGCACAAAGCAGTAGCGATCTTTCTCCCATTCCAAAAATTTCAAACGATTGGCGTTATGAAGTCACTCCCTACTTGTGGCTCTCAGGCATCAAGGGAACGATGAACTTCAATAATGGCCTTGCAAAATCGGCGGATTACAACTCAAGTAATGTGCTTAGCAATTTGAAGTCTGGCGGCATGATTGCGGCCGAAGCGCATTATGGAAATTGGGGCATTATGGGCGATTTGATTTCTGCAACTTTGCAAAATTCAGGATCTATCCCAGTGGCAGGTGGCGTTGCTCGCGTTGCCGATAAGATTACTCTTCAGGAAACTGTTTTAACTGGAGCGGTGACTTATACGCTTGCCAATACAAAAGATGCATATATGGATGCATTACTTGGAGTTCGCTCAATTAATGTGACCGCCACTCTAAATGGCAACTTAGATGGTACCTCTATCTCAAAAACGATCGCTAGCACCACCTCGACAGTGGACCCTATTATTGGAGCTAAAGGGCGTTATCGAATTGCGGACTCTAGTTGGTATATCCCAGCCTATGCTGATATTGGTAGCGGCGGCGGGACCACGAACCTAACTTGGCAGGTGATGGCTGGAGTAGGTAAGTCATTTAGTCCTATGGTTGATGCTTCCTTGACTTATCGCGCACTGTATTACGACATGAAGTCAAGTGGAGTTCTGCAAAAAACGACTATGCAGGGACCTCAAGTCGCAGTTACTATCAAATTTTAATTTCAGCTAATAAAGTCTCTTTTATAACGCCATGTAAATAGAAGCTACTTTTAAAAGCATGCCGCCTTCGGGCGGTTTTCTTTTGCCATTTCTTACTGCAGGAAAAAAGACCCTAGATTTTTGTAGAGGCTTTTGTATAACAGGTGAGTCGGGCGAGATTTACTTCGTAGAAGCTTTGTTTTGAGTTCGCGACCAACTGATTATTGATGAATGATTGCTTCCACTAGTGGGTGCTCGATTTTTTTCTCGGGTCGAATGGCATAAAAGTGCTCATAGAGATCTTCGCAATCACCCAAGATTTCTATTAGGTAGGTGTCCTTGAGATCTTTTTCAATTCGTTTGCCAGCTGGAAATGCACCAAGTCCACTGGCCGCAAAAGTTTTCAGCAAAGCGCTATCTTCAAATTCACCGACGATATTGGGTGTGATTCCTTGCTTATTAAGCCACTGATCAATCAACAGTCGCACTATTGAGTGTGAGGTAGGTAGCAGAATGGGTAATTCGCTTAGGCAATGAGGAAAAGGCTTCTTTGAGTTCTTAAATAGTGATTTTGGGCAATACCAGGCAATCGATGTTTTAGTTAGCTCTTCACTGTAGACATTAAGATTTTTATTATTCGGAGCAGGTCTATCGGCCAGTACGATATCTAGTCGATGCAGAGCAAGATCAGCCAATAGGTCTTCGAACTCCCCCTCGTGAGCAATTAAATGAATATCCTTGCGCTTGAGCACTGGCTCAAGTAACTGCCTAGTAATCAGTTTAGAAAGTCCATCAGAAACCCCAATAGTAATTTTGGTTTTTGGCGATTTAGCGGCATCTCGAACTGCTTCGGGTAGTTTTTCACCAATCGAAAAAATCTGATCTGCAATCTTTAGTGCTGCATAGCCTGATTCAGTTAGGGCAATACCCCTTCCTGCTGGCTTAAACAATAAATATCCGAGTGACTTTTCTAATTCATGGATCTGGGCGCTGATGGTTTGAATAGCCATGTCTAATCGATCTGCAGCTTTTGACATGCTGCCTTCTTTTGCGGCGACCCAAAAGTAATACAAATGGCGGTAGTTATAGGAATTGCTCATATTCAGTTTTTTACGAAA is from Polynucleobacter sp. MWH-UH23A and encodes:
- a CDS encoding histidine phosphatase family protein; the protein is MKPLKFITFLLLSALASLLALPANANLASALQDGQHVLLMRHADAPGYGDPAGYQLGNCSTQRNLDEKGKKQAVLIGEWLNSQGVNSAKVLSSPWCRCLETAKLLNKGPVSTATALGSFFDDMSLEKKQTQNLEKLIQSELQGNQNKPIILVTHHVNIQAFTGKVVNVGDMVLVKVDKNGKYISQQTYPSPSY
- a CDS encoding alpha/beta hydrolase; this translates as MPVNAIHSQTAILKKWSVKALILLVLIGSLGITACSKKTSSSFKAEVKYAQVGDVKLAYYIRGEGEPLLMINGFLSTMSLWDPALIEELAKNYQVISFDNRGVGLSTDTAENHTTMEQMADDAAGLVQALGYKKVNILGWSMGARIAQQFLIRHPELINKGILAAANPGGSHQIPASMDVESKLNNPDIPEIEKLGLCFPDNAAGKLAAVDAIARIKLAVESGALPNDFKVSKETTIRQDRARTTLWTNNQSNFKDLKNIKVPVLVSDGRYDEIDIPQNSQLIANQIPYSWLAYYDGGHAFLFQQHSRYAETIHAFLK
- a CDS encoding tripartite tricarboxylate transporter substrate binding protein; this encodes MLVRLRNIILHVLGASFFALSCASQSLMAQSYPNRPINLVAPYSAGGDSDFSGRNLAAVATKYVNQPLIVQNIVGASGTIGSLKVRNAPPDGYMLLISRVGSQAIVPALDSKTPYKWSDFTFISLLDLNPMVCVVKSDSPYKNIKDLIQAIRSDPGKLNYATAGPGTSQHLSVEIMLNAANLPSSAATMIPYKSGGESSAALLGNQVDFVCNTMTTLAGQIKGGSMRGLMVSTPDRLKDYPEIPSSRELGLSQFEQATGWSGLFGPPGMPQEVVDKWTETLKKVAQDPSWEAGNKSAGAIPAIRSPSETELFVRQQVQLYEKLGTSLGLRK
- a CDS encoding DUF6671 family protein; this translates as MQQDARPYQGLQACLLTQHGKEKVIGPELLSSSGLEVIHVTGYDTDKLGTFTRDIPRFGSQLDAARKKARVGMELSGLSIGIASEGAFSNDPYTGILPWNYELVLFIDDTRNLEITGFVGGEAQSASQLVSNWDDLTAFFSEAQFPSHHLVVRPDDEYHQECRKGIDNIETLKEAYEWAKGLSKTGYVFVENDLRAHTNPTRMENILRATQDLAKKLNCLCPECKSPGFSITESKKGLPCSLCGAPTKLPIASIWSCTHCGNKKEELITNQTLADPSRCQYCNP
- a CDS encoding superoxide dismutase family protein, whose protein sequence is MTFNKNKLSHQLMISLSVAGLVSLAACQSMEQGTGQKASAVLDSKSGSQAKGEVSFVWQGSDVLVSGKFSGLKPNSEQGFHVHEKGDCSAPDAMSAGGHFNPDTKMHGMPNSGMNHAGDMPNIKSDANGNAVYSAKLHGFAVNAGPTGIVGRAVVVHRDPDDYKSQPAGNSGPRIACGLIK
- a CDS encoding LysR family transcriptional regulator — protein: MSNSYNYRHLYYFWVAAKEGSMSKAADRLDMAIQTISAQIHELEKSLGYLLFKPAGRGIALTESGYAALKIADQIFSIGEKLPEAVRDAAKSPKTKITIGVSDGLSKLITRQLLEPVLKRKDIHLIAHEGEFEDLLADLALHRLDIVLADRPAPNNKNLNVYSEELTKTSIAWYCPKSLFKNSKKPFPHCLSELPILLPTSHSIVRLLIDQWLNKQGITPNIVGEFEDSALLKTFAASGLGAFPAGKRIEKDLKDTYLIEILGDCEDLYEHFYAIRPEKKIEHPLVEAIIHQ
- a CDS encoding TauD/TfdA family dioxygenase; protein product: MIDLKPLIPKSQMPKSIIGPAAWYGHDLQKDSSWIVQWTPAEIDELIGAGKHFLSLGKPLEQILPIDFPLPSIAKKIKSFSNELMFGRGFLLIRGLPVDKLELKLSAAIYLGLGSHIGSLRSSNAKGHLLGHVKDQGVDIKNKDVRFYQTNKKLDFHTDSADLVALLCLQKAKSGGESYIASSISLYNEVAKRRPDLVEALFMPYPTDRRGEIPVGFDPWYNMPIFTWYEDQLTCTYIRQYIDSAQINFPEAPRLTREQIEVMDLMDDILAEGKVVLSMAFEPGDIQILSNHQILHSRSDFENWPEPERHRHLLRLWIAPENARPLPDYYIPRWGATTKGDRGGIIVPGTQLSVELNPN
- the mgtA gene encoding magnesium-translocating P-type ATPase: MRDRILHASADIEQFALTDLQSLYERFQSSEHGLTQDQWRRNFQKYGENKFRIEEGEWLVIRFLRSFFSPLSLLLIVLSLLSYLTGEHSGAFMIAIMVFLSTVLTFTQEYKSNNAAKQLIALVSAKALVIRADVEQEVDLKHLVPGDVIRLSVGDMIPADVRLISSKDLFINQASLTGESLPTEKSSTRLHEHVSSPYDWSNLAYMGSYVVSGMGTAIVIRTGEGSFFGQLAQETTEQVKQSTFDKGINQFTWLMIRIMLFMIPAVFFINGLVKGDWLEAGLFAIAVGVGLAPEMLPMLVTVNLAKGAIALSKKKVIVKRLNAVQNLGAMNILCADKTGTLTQNEIILEKHIDVDGHDSVHVLDYAYLNSHYQTGLKNLMDVAILKHVEVHEKLHDDNTYQKIDEIPFDFQRRRLSVVVRKNNERDILICKGAVEEIFSCCRFAQSQGQLIPLTSDHFTKLKTVVSDLNQDGFRVIAIAMREEAASQKAYAVDDECDLILLGYVAFLDPPKESAKAAIEALQASGVQIKILTGDNEIITRKVCHEVGLPITQVILGAEMDELSDEQLATRAMNCQIFAKMTPQQKARIIHLLRGEGRVVGYMGDGINDGPALKTADVSISVDSAVDIAKESADIILLEKSLLVLYQGVLEGRRVFGNLMKYLKMSASSNFGNMFSMLGASALLPFLPMAPVQILLNNLLYDFSQTAVPTDTVDPEYLSEPREWNIQGLARFIFCIGPISSIFDYLTFGLLWFYVKANTLELSPIFQTGWFLESLLSQTLIVYVIRTGKIPFVESKPSLPLVLTTLSVCVLGISLPYLAIGRYLQMMPLPEIYWMGLLVLIPCYLLLTQLVKTWIIRRSGVL